Proteins co-encoded in one Spirosoma endbachense genomic window:
- a CDS encoding SDR family NAD(P)-dependent oxidoreductase: protein MSKLKNKVAVVTGASKGIGASIAKYFAEEGAKVVVNYASSKESADSVVKEITDKGGIAIAVQGDISKEADVIRLFDETKKAFGTLDILVNNAAFQGYTPIEQVSAESFHQHFNVNVLGAILAIQASLKLFSDTGGNIINISSGASKMPLPAASLYSATKAALDAITISLSKELGAKNIRINSILPGATETEGATSAGVTTGSEYETMFIANTPLGRRGQPEDIAKAAVFLASDDAAWITGEQISVSGGMYGF, encoded by the coding sequence ATGAGTAAATTAAAAAACAAAGTAGCGGTAGTCACCGGTGCTTCAAAAGGTATAGGTGCATCTATCGCAAAATACTTTGCTGAGGAAGGCGCAAAGGTAGTTGTGAATTATGCCTCAAGTAAAGAAAGTGCAGATAGCGTGGTAAAGGAGATCACGGACAAGGGAGGAATAGCCATTGCGGTACAGGGCGATATATCGAAAGAAGCCGATGTAATCAGGCTGTTTGACGAAACAAAGAAGGCGTTCGGAACGTTGGATATTTTAGTAAACAACGCGGCCTTTCAAGGATACACACCGATTGAACAGGTATCAGCAGAATCTTTTCATCAGCATTTCAACGTCAATGTTTTGGGGGCTATACTGGCTATCCAGGCATCGTTGAAACTGTTTAGCGATACGGGTGGCAATATCATCAATATCAGTTCGGGTGCCAGCAAAATGCCTCTACCGGCAGCTTCTTTGTACTCTGCCACTAAAGCGGCATTAGATGCCATAACGATTTCGTTGTCGAAAGAACTGGGTGCAAAAAACATTCGTATCAATTCTATTTTGCCGGGTGCTACGGAAACCGAAGGTGCCACTAGTGCTGGCGTCACTACTGGCAGTGAGTATGAAACCATGTTTATAGCCAATACACCGCTTGGTCGTAGAGGTCAGCCCGAAGATATTGCGAAAGCTGCTGTATTTCTTGCTTCCGATGATGCAGCCTGGATTACGGGCGAGCAAATTTCCGTTTCGGGTGGTATGTATG
- a CDS encoding NADPH-dependent F420 reductase — protein sequence MSKSENKEGSYAIIGFGKIGQALAKAFARNGIEVSVATTREPESFASAAAAIGPTIIPTTLAEAVKADIVFLAVRFESHPDVAKALPTWQGKTIVDVTNAYGVSPEELGGQPSARVVAQAFTGGKLVKGFNHLGAAVLAQDPAVHGGRRVVFLASDDDDAAAEIGTLAENLGFSPIKLGGLSEGGLLVQARGNSWGQLIFKDLVKFD from the coding sequence ATGAGTAAATCAGAAAACAAAGAAGGGAGCTACGCAATTATTGGCTTCGGCAAGATCGGCCAGGCCCTGGCCAAGGCGTTTGCCCGCAACGGCATCGAAGTATCCGTTGCAACCACACGCGAACCGGAAAGCTTTGCATCCGCTGCGGCCGCGATCGGCCCCACGATCATTCCCACAACGCTAGCGGAAGCGGTCAAGGCGGACATCGTCTTTTTGGCTGTCCGTTTCGAGTCGCACCCGGATGTTGCAAAGGCGCTGCCCACCTGGCAGGGGAAGACCATCGTCGATGTGACCAATGCCTACGGCGTGTCCCCTGAGGAGTTGGGAGGACAGCCTTCTGCCAGGGTCGTCGCGCAGGCCTTCACGGGTGGAAAACTGGTTAAGGGCTTCAACCATTTGGGCGCAGCCGTCCTTGCACAAGATCCTGCCGTACATGGTGGCAGAAGAGTCGTGTTCCTGGCGAGCGACGATGACGACGCAGCAGCGGAGATTGGTACGCTTGCGGAAAATCTCGGTTTTTCACCAATCAAACTTGGCGGGCTTTCGGAAGGCGGACTGCTTGTGCAGGCGCGCGGAAATAGCTGGGGTCAACTGATCTTTAAGGACTTGGTCAAGTTCGACTGA
- a CDS encoding SDR family NAD(P)-dependent oxidoreductase, with translation MSKLASKVAVITGGNSGIGLGIAQEFKHEGAVGAIVGRNQETLASAAAQLGDKFIAINADVTSLTDLERVFKETAEKFGKIDVIVANAGGGTIGTVADIGEADYDKTMDLNLKSVYFTVQKALPYMNDGGSIILIGSNAAHRAYSSFTLYGAAKAAVIYLAKGFSNDLLARKIRANVITPGTTDTPAFDKFVPAEQIQAVKKHYAGVMPVGRIGQPADIGKTAVFLASDDSSFMLGAELLVDGGMTYLAK, from the coding sequence ATGAGTAAGCTAGCAAGCAAAGTTGCCGTGATTACAGGTGGTAATAGTGGTATTGGATTGGGTATTGCCCAGGAATTTAAACATGAAGGTGCTGTAGGCGCTATTGTCGGCAGAAATCAGGAAACATTAGCGAGTGCTGCGGCTCAGCTTGGCGATAAGTTTATAGCCATAAATGCCGATGTAACCAGCCTTACCGACCTGGAAAGGGTGTTTAAAGAAACGGCTGAAAAATTTGGCAAAATAGACGTGATTGTAGCCAATGCGGGTGGTGGAACTATTGGAACTGTGGCAGATATTGGCGAAGCCGACTATGATAAAACAATGGATTTAAACCTGAAGAGTGTCTACTTCACGGTTCAAAAAGCACTGCCCTATATGAATGATGGTGGCTCGATTATTCTTATCGGGTCAAATGCCGCGCATCGGGCCTATTCGTCTTTTACGCTTTATGGTGCTGCCAAAGCGGCTGTAATCTATTTAGCAAAAGGATTTTCAAACGACCTTTTAGCTAGAAAAATTAGAGCAAATGTAATAACACCAGGTACAACAGATACACCAGCATTTGACAAGTTTGTTCCCGCAGAACAAATTCAAGCAGTAAAAAAACACTATGCAGGGGTAATGCCGGTAGGCAGAATTGGGCAACCCGCTGACATTGGTAAAACAGCGGTTTTCCTGGCCTCTGATGATTCTTCGTTTATGCTTGGTGCTGAACTCCTTGTTGATGGTGGTATGACCTATTTGGCTAAATAA
- a CDS encoding winged helix-turn-helix transcriptional regulator, which produces MKDDRFCNSNCPFTRAIGTIGNKWKPIIINVLGTRTMRFGQLDAIVPHISRKVLTEQLKELEEDGLLERLAYKEIPPRVDYKLSEKGLAFLPILENIKEWNLKYEVAPMLKETDYKWSKLPKVDIP; this is translated from the coding sequence ATGAAAGACGACAGATTTTGCAACTCGAATTGCCCATTTACGAGAGCTATTGGCACTATTGGTAATAAATGGAAGCCAATAATTATCAATGTACTTGGCACCCGTACCATGCGTTTTGGTCAGTTAGATGCCATCGTACCCCACATTTCAAGGAAAGTACTGACCGAACAGTTAAAAGAGTTGGAAGAAGATGGCTTATTGGAACGATTGGCCTATAAGGAAATACCGCCAAGGGTAGACTATAAGTTGTCTGAAAAAGGCTTAGCTTTTTTGCCAATTTTAGAAAACATAAAAGAATGGAATTTAAAATATGAAGTAGCTCCAATGCTCAAAGAGACTGATTACAAATGGAGTAAACTCCCCAAAGTTGACATACCCTAA
- a CDS encoding DNA gyrase subunit A family protein codes for MLQQLIKRALVGDYPVKISYTAEAYADTLRPIIYAMKDLGLTHRNKISARVKCGCVSSGFYNAPFT; via the coding sequence ATGCTCCAACAGCTCATCAAGCGAGCCTTGGTCGGAGATTACCCCGTTAAGATTTCGTATACAGCAGAAGCCTATGCCGACACGTTAAGACCCATCATCTACGCCATGAAGGATTTGGGTTTAACCCACCGCAACAAAATTTCAGCGAGAGTAAAATGCGGGTGTGTTTCGTCCGGCTTTTATAACGCCCCATTTACGTAG
- a CDS encoding class I SAM-dependent methyltransferase, translated as MNETNPWNTIPLADYELHMQHKDVGQAKLLNDLTGKYLQNNKPENILFLGISGGNGLEHIDPDLVKRVCAVDISSAYLEETRKRFGNKIKQLDLVNADIGSSTVSFIQADFVWAALIFDYVDSKRCFEFINDNTDPFAKLIITIQSNNGVQSVSKTGVESIKSVGSIFKTIGQEDLKTEAVTFGFDCVGSEENFLPNGKSLCTYEFSKRG; from the coding sequence ATGAATGAAACAAATCCCTGGAATACTATTCCATTAGCTGACTATGAGCTACATATGCAACATAAAGATGTTGGTCAGGCTAAGTTGCTCAACGACCTGACTGGCAAATATTTACAAAATAATAAGCCAGAAAATATCTTGTTTTTGGGTATAAGTGGTGGCAATGGATTGGAGCACATCGATCCCGATTTGGTGAAAAGGGTCTGTGCCGTAGATATAAGTAGTGCCTATCTGGAGGAAACTCGGAAACGGTTTGGCAATAAAATCAAGCAGTTAGATCTTGTAAACGCAGATATTGGTTCATCAACAGTATCGTTTATTCAGGCAGATTTTGTTTGGGCAGCTTTAATTTTCGACTATGTCGATAGTAAAAGATGCTTTGAATTTATCAACGACAATACGGATCCGTTTGCCAAATTGATAATTACCATCCAGTCCAATAACGGTGTTCAGTCTGTCAGTAAAACAGGCGTTGAATCCATTAAATCGGTTGGAAGTATTTTTAAGACTATTGGACAGGAAGATTTGAAAACAGAGGCAGTCACCTTTGGATTTGACTGTGTTGGTTCAGAAGAGAATTTTTTACCCAACGGAAAATCTTTATGTACCTATGAATTTTCTAAGAGGGGCTAA
- a CDS encoding T9SS C-terminal target domain-containing protein, whose amino-acid sequence MKSVYLLNCLKQFTLLVCLMGLLVYCKNGSPVDTIQPPTGSSSATPTKVWDKTFGGTSTNYLYAMVATSDGGFLLGGYSNSGQDGNKSDPNRGREDFWVVKIDGSGNKVWDKTFGGSRSDLLYTMVGTSDGGFLLGGSSDSGQDGNKSDPNRGEGDFWVVKIDGSGNKVWDKTFGGSFGDYLTSVAATSDGGFLLGGYSGSGQTGNKSDPSRGGDYDYWVVKINGSGNKVWDKTFGGTNTDQLYSVAATSDGGFLLGGSSLSDQDGNKSDLYRGSRDYWAVKVDGSGNKVWDKTFGGRDYDHLTSVVTTSDGGFLLGGYSNSGQDGNKSDPNRGGLDYWVVKVDKNGTKVWDKTFGGSDSEYLYAVVGTSDGGFLLGGMSTSYQSGNKSEPSKGGGDYWVVKVDGNGGKVWDKTFGSTNNDYLRSVVVTSDGGFLLGGDTISGKAGDKSDPSRGNNDMWVVRIR is encoded by the coding sequence ATGAAATCTGTTTACCTGCTCAACTGTCTGAAGCAATTTACCCTACTGGTCTGCTTAATGGGGCTGCTCGTGTATTGCAAGAATGGATCACCGGTAGACACGATCCAACCCCCTACGGGTTCCTCTTCAGCCACACCAACCAAAGTATGGGATAAAACCTTTGGTGGTACTAGTACTAATTATCTATACGCTATGGTAGCCACCTCGGATGGCGGTTTTCTGCTAGGTGGCTATTCTAACTCCGGTCAGGATGGCAATAAGTCCGATCCTAACCGAGGAAGAGAGGATTTCTGGGTGGTGAAGATCGATGGGAGTGGCAACAAAGTGTGGGATAAAACTTTTGGTGGCAGTCGTTCTGACCTACTCTACACGATGGTGGGCACTTCGGATGGAGGCTTTCTGCTGGGGGGATCTTCTGACTCCGGTCAGGATGGCAACAAGTCCGATCCCAACCGGGGAGAAGGGGATTTCTGGGTGGTGAAGATTGATGGGAGTGGCAACAAAGTCTGGGATAAAACCTTTGGCGGCAGTTTTGGTGATTATCTAACCTCTGTGGCAGCTACCTCGGATGGCGGTTTTCTACTGGGGGGCTATTCTGGCTCCGGTCAGACTGGCAATAAGTCGGATCCCAGCCGAGGTGGCGATTATGATTATTGGGTGGTGAAGATCAATGGGAGTGGCAACAAAGTGTGGGATAAAACCTTTGGCGGCACGAATACTGACCAACTCTACTCTGTGGCAGCCACCTCAGACGGCGGCTTTCTGCTGGGAGGTTCTTCTCTCTCTGATCAGGATGGCAATAAGTCCGATCTCTATAGGGGAAGTCGTGATTACTGGGCGGTGAAAGTGGATGGGAGTGGTAATAAAGTCTGGGATAAAACCTTTGGCGGCCGTGATTATGATCATCTAACCTCTGTGGTAACTACCTCGGATGGCGGCTTTCTGCTGGGGGGCTATTCTAACTCCGGTCAGGATGGCAATAAGTCCGACCCCAATCGAGGAGGTTTGGATTACTGGGTGGTGAAAGTAGATAAGAATGGGACCAAGGTGTGGGATAAAACCTTTGGTGGCAGTGATTCTGAATATCTATATGCTGTGGTGGGCACTTCGGATGGGGGTTTTCTGCTGGGGGGAATGTCCACATCCTATCAGAGTGGCAATAAGTCCGAGCCCAGTAAAGGAGGTGGTGACTACTGGGTGGTGAAGGTGGATGGGAATGGTGGTAAAGTGTGGGATAAAACCTTTGGCAGCACGAATAATGATTATCTACGCTCTGTGGTCGTCACTTCGGATGGGGGTTTTCTGTTGGGAGGGGATACTATCTCCGGTAAGGCGGGCGACAAGTCCGATCCCAGCCGGGGCAATAATGATATGTGGGTGGTGAGGATCAGATAA